A single genomic interval of Calditrichota bacterium harbors:
- a CDS encoding pyridoxamine 5'-phosphate oxidase family protein, whose protein sequence is MGQRYSEISPKIKKFIESQKMFFVGTATAESRVNISPKGMDSFRVLDENRVVWLNVTGSGNETSAHVQENPRMTIMFCAYEGKPLILRLYGVAKAIRPNDPEWEKLYSLFNPLPGARQIFDVKIDLVQTSCGMAVPFYDYVEDRDLLTKWANKKSPADIEKYQQEKNKISLDGKPIHI, encoded by the coding sequence TTGGGACAAAGATACTCTGAAATTTCTCCTAAAATAAAAAAGTTTATCGAAAGCCAGAAGATGTTTTTTGTAGGTACAGCAACTGCAGAAAGCCGGGTTAATATATCACCAAAAGGGATGGATTCATTTCGCGTGTTAGATGAAAACAGGGTGGTGTGGTTAAATGTAACCGGCAGCGGTAATGAAACTTCGGCGCATGTTCAGGAAAACCCCAGAATGACAATTATGTTTTGCGCATACGAAGGAAAACCTTTGATATTAAGACTATATGGGGTAGCAAAAGCAATTCGGCCAAATGATCCTGAATGGGAAAAACTATATTCGTTGTTTAACCCATTGCCTGGAGCACGCCAAATATTTGATGTGAAAATAGACCTGGTGCAAACATCCTGTGGTATGGCAGTTCCATTTTATGATTATGTTGAGGATAGGGATTTATTAACAAAATGGGCAAATAAAAAGAGCCCGGCCGATATAGAAAAATATCAACAGGAAAAAAATAAAATTAGCCTGGATGGTAAGCCGATCCACATATAA
- a CDS encoding CYTH domain-containing protein, producing the protein MAQEIERKFLVTGDYKPFVKKSMRITQGYLSSVPERAVRVRIKGEKGFITIKGKGSESGTTRYEWEKEISTADVAELLKLCEPGIIDKTRNIVEVGSHIFEVDEFYGENEGLTIAEIELSSEDEEFAKPTWLGKEVTGDNKYYNASLTKTPYTKW; encoded by the coding sequence ATGGCGCAAGAAATTGAAAGAAAATTTTTAGTTACCGGCGATTATAAACCATTTGTGAAAAAATCAATGCGTATTACCCAGGGCTATCTATCCTCTGTTCCGGAAAGAGCTGTTCGCGTTCGCATTAAAGGCGAAAAAGGGTTTATAACCATAAAAGGTAAGGGAAGTGAAAGTGGAACTACCCGCTATGAATGGGAAAAAGAAATATCAACTGCAGATGTTGCTGAGCTACTAAAATTATGTGAACCCGGAATTATTGATAAAACCCGAAATATCGTTGAAGTCGGCAGCCATATTTTTGAAGTTGATGAGTTTTATGGCGAAAATGAAGGTTTAACAATTGCAGAAATTGAGCTCTCATCAGAAGATGAAGAATTTGCAAAACCCACTTGGCTTGGTAAAGAAGTAACGGGTGATAATAAGTATTACAATGCAAGCTTAACAAAAACCCCATATACAAAATGGTAG
- a CDS encoding rRNA pseudouridine synthase: MMRINRFMAQAGVAARRKCDEMISAGKVKVNGKVIDQLGLMIDENKDHVEVNGKSLNIVSEFTYILLNKPEETITSVEDQHKRQTVVELIETSQRIFPVGRLDYNTTGVLLLTDDGELTNRLIHPSFKAPKVYHVLLDRRIKPIDLHRFKNGIELEGKKTLPCKIRELRVVDNCSFMEIELREGRKRQIRMMFQELQYEVEDLDRVSFAGVTYTGLKRGQWRFLTHEEIDRLKKM, encoded by the coding sequence ATGATGAGAATTAACCGATTTATGGCACAAGCCGGTGTAGCTGCACGCCGCAAATGTGATGAAATGATTTCTGCCGGAAAAGTGAAAGTGAATGGCAAGGTTATCGATCAACTTGGGCTGATGATTGATGAAAACAAAGATCATGTTGAGGTGAATGGTAAGTCTTTAAATATAGTTTCTGAGTTTACATACATTTTGCTTAACAAACCTGAAGAGACAATAACCAGTGTTGAAGATCAGCATAAGCGGCAAACGGTTGTTGAGTTAATTGAAACTTCCCAGCGAATTTTCCCTGTTGGCCGTCTTGATTATAATACCACTGGTGTTCTGCTTTTAACAGATGATGGCGAATTGACAAACCGTTTGATCCACCCAAGTTTTAAAGCACCGAAAGTTTATCATGTTTTATTGGATAGAAGAATAAAACCTATCGACCTGCACCGCTTTAAAAATGGTATTGAGCTGGAAGGGAAAAAAACACTTCCATGTAAAATACGTGAATTGCGTGTTGTTGATAATTGCAGCTTTATGGAAATTGAATTGCGCGAAGGAAGAAAAAGACAAATCCGGATGATGTTTCAGGAGCTTCAGTATGAAGTGGAAGATCTGGACAGGGTCTCATTTGCAGGCGTAACATATACAGGATTAAAACGTGGCCAATGGCGCTTTTTAACTCACGAAGAAAT
- a CDS encoding HNH endonuclease yields the protein MLTKSVLVLNQNYVPISICSAKKAVILILLEKAQMIERYQLGIHSINIELPYPSVIRLNRYVRKPFQKVSLNRKNIFKRDKHRCQYCGKNHQAMTIDHLIPKSAGGKDTWENLVCACIRCNGKKGDQTPDQAGMKLLRRPKKPSHLFYLQHLAGTSHDTWNDYLFMN from the coding sequence ATGCTTACAAAAAGCGTACTTGTCTTAAATCAAAATTATGTTCCAATCAGCATTTGTTCTGCAAAGAAAGCAGTAATTCTTATTTTGCTGGAAAAGGCACAAATGATTGAACGGTATCAGCTTGGGATTCATTCTATAAATATTGAACTTCCATATCCCAGCGTAATTCGTTTAAACAGGTATGTCCGCAAACCTTTTCAAAAAGTCTCTTTAAATCGTAAAAATATTTTTAAGCGCGATAAACACAGATGCCAGTATTGTGGAAAAAACCACCAGGCAATGACCATAGATCATTTAATTCCTAAAAGTGCTGGTGGTAAAGATACTTGGGAAAATCTTGTTTGTGCATGTATCCGATGCAATGGCAAAAAGGGTGACCAAACTCCCGATCAGGCTGGAATGAAGCTTTTACGACGACCTAAAAAACCATCTCATCTTTTCTATCTTCAACATTTGGCCGGTACTTCACACGATACATGGAATGATTACCTGTTTATGAATTAG
- a CDS encoding Na/Pi symporter, with protein sequence MSKYFLTILVFISFPFHSIYGQQYSDGDSTFLRIVKPTSVDQPNFSGDGRHQTINEKTKQPIRVQVLDSKNTPVSNVSVHFLFIKGPAKQKGALLETEVIQTDEKGIAENYITLGNKSGIYEFSARIYNAAPNNDIVYFRIHGRESKWVFFLVIGLLGGLALFLFGMEMMSEGMKKSAGSNLRSILSTLTNNRFIAVGVGTFVTMIIQSSSATTVMLVSFVQAQLMTFGQSLGIILGADIGTTITAQLIAFKLTDYALLMIGVGFLIFFFGKSQKYKNIGETILGFGMLFFGMKIMSDAMYPLRTYIPFIDLLLTLENPLLGLLVGTVFTALIQSSSAFTGIIIILGTQGLITLEAGIPLLFGANIGTSITAFLASINTSREAKRVAIAHTLFKAVGVLLFIWWIPSFAELIRWISPKGTASITGMEHLAEVVPRQIANAHTVFNVSLTFVMLPFTNIAANWICKIFPDLEDEEEESPFKVKFLDEGLIDTPALALNLAKVEILRLGKKVSSMVEKIIKPFIKPDFETLEEVDFNEQEVNFISSKVTRYLTKISQQDLEEERVNEVFQMMHAASDLEQIGDIVSKDLKRLAQKKMDLNCDFSEQGKSEVIDFHTKTMKQISRTLNVFKDVNLEQAKKVEKKYKQYRLMEMDLRRIHYTRLQQDVPETVASSEIHVTLIDLLKRISSHATNVARTLLNTDLVGKNEKNKN encoded by the coding sequence ATGAGTAAATATTTTTTAACTATTCTGGTATTTATCAGTTTTCCCTTTCACTCCATTTATGGACAACAATATTCTGATGGTGATTCTACTTTTTTACGTATTGTAAAACCAACATCAGTTGACCAACCAAATTTTTCTGGAGATGGCCGACACCAAACGATAAATGAGAAAACCAAACAACCAATTCGCGTTCAGGTTTTGGACAGTAAAAACACTCCTGTTTCAAATGTTTCCGTTCATTTTTTATTTATAAAAGGTCCGGCAAAACAAAAAGGAGCCTTGCTGGAAACCGAGGTTATCCAAACTGACGAAAAGGGTATTGCAGAAAACTACATCACCCTTGGAAATAAAAGCGGCATTTATGAATTTTCTGCCAGAATATATAATGCAGCTCCCAATAACGATATTGTCTATTTCCGGATTCATGGACGTGAAAGTAAATGGGTTTTCTTTTTAGTAATAGGATTGCTGGGTGGTTTAGCCCTTTTCCTTTTTGGAATGGAAATGATGAGCGAAGGCATGAAAAAATCGGCTGGCAGCAATCTCCGTTCTATCCTGAGTACCTTAACCAATAATCGCTTTATCGCCGTTGGTGTTGGAACTTTTGTAACAATGATCATCCAAAGCAGTAGCGCCACAACCGTAATGCTGGTCTCTTTTGTTCAGGCCCAACTGATGACATTTGGACAATCGCTGGGTATAATTCTTGGTGCAGATATCGGAACAACTATTACAGCACAATTAATTGCTTTTAAACTAACAGATTATGCTTTGTTGATGATCGGAGTTGGGTTTCTAATCTTTTTCTTTGGTAAATCACAAAAATATAAAAATATAGGGGAAACTATTCTTGGATTTGGAATGCTCTTTTTTGGCATGAAAATCATGTCCGATGCCATGTACCCATTACGTACATATATTCCCTTTATAGATTTACTTTTAACATTAGAAAATCCACTTCTTGGTCTTTTGGTCGGTACAGTTTTCACAGCACTCATTCAAAGCAGCAGCGCATTTACAGGTATCATCATAATTTTAGGCACGCAAGGTTTAATTACACTGGAGGCAGGCATTCCATTACTTTTTGGTGCCAATATTGGTACAAGTATAACAGCATTTCTTGCCAGCATTAATACCAGCCGCGAAGCAAAACGTGTTGCCATTGCTCATACATTATTTAAAGCTGTCGGTGTTCTGCTTTTTATCTGGTGGATTCCGTCTTTTGCCGAACTCATTCGTTGGATATCTCCAAAAGGAACAGCTTCGATAACAGGAATGGAGCATTTGGCAGAAGTTGTACCGAGGCAGATTGCCAATGCACATACTGTTTTTAATGTTTCATTAACATTTGTGATGCTGCCCTTTACAAATATTGCTGCAAATTGGATTTGTAAAATATTTCCTGATTTAGAAGACGAAGAAGAGGAAAGCCCATTTAAAGTAAAATTTTTAGATGAAGGTTTAATCGACACACCCGCCTTAGCTTTAAATTTGGCGAAAGTAGAAATTCTTCGGCTTGGAAAAAAAGTAAGCAGCATGGTTGAAAAAATTATTAAACCATTTATTAAACCGGATTTCGAAACCCTGGAAGAAGTGGATTTTAATGAACAGGAAGTTAATTTTATTTCTTCAAAAGTTACCCGATACCTTACAAAAATAAGCCAACAGGATCTTGAAGAAGAACGGGTTAACGAGGTATTTCAAATGATGCATGCCGCATCTGATCTTGAGCAAATTGGAGATATTGTTTCAAAAGATTTAAAACGTCTGGCCCAGAAAAAGATGGATTTAAATTGTGATTTTTCAGAACAAGGAAAATCAGAAGTAATAGATTTTCACACAAAAACCATGAAACAAATCAGCCGGACATTAAATGTGTTTAAGGATGTTAACCTGGAACAGGCCAAAAAAGTTGAAAAAAAATATAAGCAGTACCGTTTAATGGAAATGGACCTGCGCCGTATCCATTATACCCGTTTACAGCAGGATGTGCCTGAAACTGTAGCGAGCAGTGAAATCCATGTAACCTTAATTGATTTGCTAAAACGAATTAGCAGCCACGCAACAAATGTGGCGCGTACTTTATTGAACACCGATTTAGTTGGCAAAAATGAAAAAAACAAAAACTGA
- a CDS encoding tryptophan--tRNA ligase codes for MSREVVLTGITTTGTPHLGNYVGAIRPAIEASHNENVLSYYFLADYHALIKNQNPKLLQQSTFEIAATWLACGLDPEKVVFYRQSDIPEIMELTWMLTCMSAKGLMNRSHAYKAMIQANEENGKTDLEEGVTMGLFCYPILMAADILMFKANKVPVGKDQIQHIEMARDLAQRFNHHYGELLILPESVIDKKSSVLTGLDGRKMSKSYNNTIPLFLPEKKLRKMINKIITNSLEPGEPKDADSSSVFQIYQAFASEEEAKEMRKKFEEGIAWGAAKQELFEYINEQIKNYREEYTRLMDNPDYVQKVLMQGAEKARDVSVPYIKQLRDAIGFMPISKIGN; via the coding sequence ATGTCCAGGGAAGTTGTACTAACAGGCATAACCACAACAGGTACACCACATTTAGGAAATTATGTTGGCGCAATCCGCCCGGCAATTGAAGCAAGCCACAACGAAAATGTTTTATCATATTATTTCTTAGCCGATTATCATGCATTAATTAAAAATCAAAATCCAAAACTTTTACAGCAATCTACTTTTGAAATTGCAGCAACCTGGCTGGCCTGCGGACTCGATCCTGAAAAAGTGGTGTTTTACCGCCAATCCGATATTCCGGAAATTATGGAGCTTACCTGGATGTTGACCTGTATGTCGGCTAAAGGATTGATGAACCGCTCTCACGCGTATAAAGCGATGATTCAGGCCAATGAAGAAAATGGTAAAACAGATTTGGAAGAAGGCGTCACCATGGGGCTTTTTTGCTACCCGATTTTGATGGCTGCCGATATTTTAATGTTTAAAGCCAACAAAGTACCGGTTGGCAAAGATCAAATCCAGCATATTGAAATGGCCCGTGATTTGGCCCAAAGATTTAACCACCATTACGGCGAATTACTCATATTACCGGAATCCGTTATTGATAAAAAAAGCTCTGTTTTAACAGGACTTGACGGCCGTAAAATGAGTAAAAGTTACAACAATACAATTCCTCTTTTTTTACCGGAAAAGAAACTGCGCAAAATGATCAATAAAATCATTACCAATTCTCTGGAGCCGGGAGAGCCAAAAGATGCAGACAGTTCATCTGTTTTTCAAATTTACCAGGCTTTTGCATCGGAGGAAGAAGCAAAAGAAATGCGCAAAAAATTTGAAGAAGGAATTGCCTGGGGTGCTGCAAAACAGGAACTATTTGAATACATCAATGAGCAAATAAAAAACTATCGTGAAGAATATACTAGGTTGATGGATAACCCGGATTATGTTCAAAAAGTTTTAATGCAGGGGGCAGAAAAAGCGCGTGATGTAAGTGTTCCTTATATTAAACAGCTTCGGGATGCCATTGGTTTTATGCCAATCTCTAAAATTGGTAACTAA
- the scpB gene encoding SMC-Scp complex subunit ScpB — translation MVLDNIQIVEALLFASDSPVSGKKLREILPEIGNEKKIKKLISEIDEKYQKNNSPLKIVELAGGYQIVTREEFATWISQLFRARSRAKLTRKGLETLSIIAYKQPITKVEVEKIRGVNSDGVVRTLIERNLITIRGREKAPGNPLLYGTTSYFLEYFGLKSITDLPKLKEVDELLKGDSKFLESLDQVALDQMSPESLGISSMESENVPSNELLDEIARVENESKSDPDEVSEVKVIEPEEVEEEKNEKKSESGESDQ, via the coding sequence ATGGTATTAGACAATATACAAATAGTTGAAGCTCTTCTTTTTGCTTCAGATTCGCCGGTTTCCGGGAAAAAATTGCGTGAGATTCTCCCGGAAATTGGCAATGAGAAAAAGATAAAAAAACTCATCAGTGAAATTGACGAAAAGTACCAAAAAAATAATTCACCATTAAAAATTGTTGAGTTGGCCGGCGGATACCAGATTGTAACCCGTGAAGAATTTGCCACCTGGATCAGCCAGCTTTTCCGGGCCCGTTCCCGGGCAAAACTCACCCGTAAAGGTTTGGAAACACTATCCATAATTGCTTACAAACAACCCATTACAAAAGTTGAGGTGGAAAAGATCCGTGGTGTGAACAGCGATGGTGTTGTGCGGACATTGATTGAACGCAACTTAATTACAATTCGTGGTCGTGAAAAGGCTCCGGGTAATCCTCTGCTTTATGGGACAACAAGTTATTTTCTGGAATATTTCGGACTAAAAAGTATTACCGACTTACCAAAATTAAAAGAAGTTGATGAACTTTTAAAAGGCGATTCTAAATTTTTGGAAAGCCTGGATCAGGTGGCTTTGGATCAGATGTCGCCGGAATCTCTGGGAATAAGTTCCATGGAAAGCGAAAATGTCCCTTCAAACGAATTATTGGATGAAATTGCCCGTGTTGAAAACGAATCAAAATCTGACCCTGATGAAGTGTCTGAAGTTAAGGTAATTGAACCGGAAGAAGTTGAAGAGGAAAAGAATGAAAAAAAAAGTGAATCCGGAGAATCAGATCAATGA
- a CDS encoding segregation/condensation protein A, with amino-acid sequence MIYKVKLDIFEGPFDLLLFLIRKNEVDIYDIPIFKITKQFLDYIEVMKILDLDIAGDFIEMCAILMSIKARYLLPRPESDEDDEIDDPRTELVERLIEYKKFKEASIEMEELEEKRSRMFGREYFNFIPKTEDISDEDYLDDATLFDLVMAFRTALDNMPKIHQHEVQMIKVTVEEQSDLILLRLQSKPLVLFQDLMKELKEKIVIIVTFIALLDLVKNGMIEVSQSHVYDDIRIKPRTADTDNISEDED; translated from the coding sequence ATGATTTACAAAGTAAAACTCGATATTTTTGAAGGGCCGTTTGATCTGCTTCTGTTTTTGATTCGCAAAAATGAAGTGGATATTTATGATATCCCTATCTTTAAAATTACCAAACAATTCCTTGATTATATTGAAGTTATGAAAATATTGGATCTGGACATTGCCGGTGATTTTATTGAGATGTGTGCCATTTTAATGAGTATTAAAGCACGCTATTTGTTGCCGCGCCCTGAGTCTGATGAAGATGACGAAATTGATGATCCGCGAACCGAACTTGTTGAGCGTCTGATTGAATATAAAAAATTCAAAGAAGCTTCTATCGAGATGGAAGAGCTTGAGGAAAAGCGCAGCAGAATGTTTGGCCGGGAGTATTTCAATTTTATCCCTAAAACCGAAGATATTAGTGATGAAGATTATTTGGATGATGCAACACTTTTTGATCTGGTAATGGCTTTCCGAACAGCTTTGGACAACATGCCTAAAATACACCAGCATGAAGTACAAATGATTAAAGTAACTGTTGAAGAACAATCCGATTTAATTTTGCTAAGACTTCAATCCAAACCACTTGTGCTTTTTCAGGATTTGATGAAGGAATTAAAAGAGAAGATTGTAATAATCGTAACTTTTATCGCTTTGCTCGATCTGGTTAAAAATGGAATGATTGAGGTTAGCCAGTCACATGTTTATGATGATATTCGCATAAAGCCAAGGACTGCGGATACTGATAATATTTCAGAAGATGAGGATTGA